CTGCTTTCTTTTGCATTGAGTGACTATTTTCTAGTGTAGCACTTacattattttaatgattttttttaaactatttaaaaagttattttcttagtatttACTCTTAGGCTTACCATATACATCATAATGTATCAGAACTTATTTCAGATTTATACTATAGTAACTTAATTCCAGTGAGACATGGAAACTTCAGTCCTCCTCCCTCTTTttgttctattattattatatgtattaCAGCTGTGTGTGTTACAAAGCCAACAgtacattgttataattattactttatataattttaagtcatttgaagaagctgagagaagaaatGGAGAGTATATATTTATAGAGTTTGTTATATTAACCTATTTATTTACCGTTTctggctctctttttttttttttttgaagtcaaCAACTTTTATTACAACGCACATATTTCATAGAAAAAGGAATGTAGCGTCAGGTCCGGTTGTAGGAAAAACGGTAAAATGCAGGTTCGCCCTGGTTGCTCTGTTGACACCCGGGGCAGGCTCTCCGCGACATCAGGCACAGCAGCTGCACTTGTCCGAGGCCCCTTTGCAGACGCAGCCCTGGGCACACTTGGCGCAGCCCACGgggcagcaggagcagcagcTCTTCTTGCAGGAGGTGCATCTGCAGGCTTTGCAGGTGCAGGAGCCAGCGCAGCTGCAGGAGCCGCCAGTGGGGCAGGAGCACTTGGGGTCCATCTGGAGGAGGAGTGAGGCCCGAGGTCCAAAGCAAGGGGCGAAGCGGCTTCACTGGTCCGGTGGGGGGCGTCCTGGCTCTCTTCATTGGTGTCAGCGGATATGAGTTACCATCTGGTACCATTCCCTTCCTCTAATATAGCTTTCTTCGCACACATCTCCTCTGTGCGGTTATTGTCAAATATACTACATTTCTATCCATTATAGGCCCAACAGTACAATTCTAGACATACTGTTTTATActattgctttttaaatcagTTAAGACAAGAAAGGATAAATATGTGTTTATGCTATTTTTTTAGTTACATAATTACCTTTACTGGCACTCTTTTTTCATGTGGATTCAAATTGCTGTCTGGGGTGGCTTGTGATATTTGAAGTGCCATTTATATTAACTCccacttatttgtttttaaaaaaacaagaaaccaaaataaCACACAACAAAAGAGGAAATTCTCTTCAGCCATTCTATTTTTTCCCCATCAATTCTGTAATGCAAATGCTGCTATATGACACTGTTAACCTTAAAATAGCAGTCACCACACTATTCATGGTTCCCCACGTGTCTGAATGCTTGATTTTCCCTAAAAAGAGGCACTAATGGTTAGGAGTTGGCAGCCTCTGCACACCATACCTGACATCCAGGCACAAGACCAGAGGATGGAACTGTGCTGAAACAGTAAAAACAGGCTTGTAACAACCATCAGCAGGCTAGAGCTTAAAAGTCTTAAAAGGAGAGAATTTTAATTGCCTTGATTACTTTGGCAAGATGGTGTTTTGTGTTGTTCCTACCCTCTGATGACTGTAAATTATGTTTTGTTGagcttttgtttaattttgttctgattataaaagtggtACATTCTCATTGAGAATATTTaggaaattcaaaaaaagaaaaaaagaaattcacaacCCAGCGATAACTactcaattttttgtttttactcttaATATTTTGGAGagtcttttctcccttccttcctccctccctccctccctcccttccttccttcctctctctctaatgtgtatatgtttatatatacatataatatttaatGGCATCTAAATTTGGACTTAGTTTCCTTTAAGCCTAAGACTTATATAATAGTCATGTTCCCATCTGTTTATCTTGTTTCTGATAACAACTTTGCTTATATCacctaatatttaatatatagtgttcctattgttattttctatttttaaattgtttatagcTGTAGTTTCCATTTCTACCAGAACCAAAAGTTTATCaaaaagttcttttaaatttccaagtgttgggggattccctggtggtccagtggttaggactcagtgctttcactgctgggttcaattcctggtcggggaactaagatcccacaagctgtgcagcatggcaaaaaaaaaaaaaaaaaaaaaaattccaactgTTGGGGTTTTGATTTAGACTTCTGCTATTTTAAGTGAGGTTTTTTTGAGGGGTGAGGGAAGGCGTGACAGTGAGTCCTGTATAGTTTCGTTTggaatttatttaggtttttattGTGGTTTACTATATGATTAGTTTTTataaatgttccatgaacacaTAAAAAGAACATATAACCCTTGTTATCATGAATCAAAAtcacttctttttgtttgttgtctGCTAAATCTTTGATCATCCTTTTATTGTAACATTTCAGTCTCATTTTGTTTTAGACTTGTCTCTTGTAAGCAAAGATGtccctgggttttatttttttccacccaATATGAAAGTTATTTCCTTTTAATATGGAAGTATagtatctttttttattataactAATAGTATGATCTTgtttcatcttattttatttttacttttcctttaacatttgctaTTTGCTATATGCACTATATCTTCTCTAGTGATTTGAAAATTCACATCCTGTTTTAATCCTTCCTTTAAGTTTTGCAAAAAGCATTCTCAACCTTTACTTTTTCTGATTATCGAGGTCAAGGTAATCAATACGTGGAACAATATTTTTTGTCTTCCCACCCCTTCCTCATTTATGTTCCTTCAAGCCACCTCCACCTACAATAAAACATGTAGCTCTCAGAATGTTATTAGTACTTTTTTTTGCATTGaatattatactttaaaatttttattttcagtcagTATTTCATATTTATAGTGATTATTTAGACATAACTATTTTGCTGGTTTCACTGTACACTACTAGATCTTTTCTGTCTTGAGCTCTTAATTTTGATACTTCTTAGACGTCTAGAGGAGATCTTCAAATAGTAGTTTCAGAGAAAGGGATGTGTTTGAACCTCTGCatgtgtaccttttttttttttaagtgt
This is a stretch of genomic DNA from Eschrichtius robustus isolate mEscRob2 chromosome 20, mEscRob2.pri, whole genome shotgun sequence. It encodes these proteins:
- the LOC137754579 gene encoding metallothionein-1E; protein product: MDPKCSCPTGGSCSCAGSCTCKACRCTSCKKSCCSCCPVGCAKCAQGCVCKGASDKCSCCA